In the genome of Oceanivirga salmonicida, the window TCTAAGATATTATGGTTAACACCAAATACTACTGTTTTAACAGGTTCTTTTCCACCTTTTGCTGGTGCTGATAATACAACTTTTTTAGCTCCTGCTTCTATATGTTTATGTGCTTTTTCAGGATTTACAAAGAATCCAGTACATTCTAACACTACATCAACATCTAATTCTCCCCAAGGTAATAATGCTGGATCTGCTTGTGTAAATGATTTAATTTCTTTACCATTAACTACAAAAGCTCCTTCTTTAACTTCAATTTTACCATTGAATCTTCCTTGCGCTGAATCATATTTGAATAAATGTGCTAATGTTTTTTCATCTGTTAAATCATTAACTGCCACTACTTCAAATTCAGGATTATCTATCATTAATCTTAATGCTAAACGTCCTATTCTTCCAAATCCATTAATTGCAACTTTTACTGACATAATACGTTACCTCCTATATTTTTTTAATTTGTCTTTTGTCATACTCATTATAGCACTTTTTATATTTTTTTTAAATAGTTTTTTCGTGATTTTTTTATCTTAGTTTTAACTTTATGCATATTTATCATTGTTTTTATTAGTTTTTTATGCTTTTTTTTATTTTATTTTTCTTAAATTTAATTTAAATGCTTAATAATTTTGTCCTAATTTCATAATCTTGCATTTCCTTTTTTAATATATTTTTATAGTTTTCTATTTGATTTCTATATTCTAATACTTTATCTGGATCTTTTAGAGTTTTATAATCATAAATATATGCTATTTTATTTTCCCTATCTATATTAAGTCTATCTATAATATATTTTTTATCTTCATCAAAAATTTCATACTCAGTATATATCTCAAATTTATTATCAAATATATCTTTATTAGTATTTGCAAAATCAATGCATCTTTTTTCAACATTTTTACATATATTAGGCCCTAATAAGTTTCCATATTTTTTCATAAGCATAGAATAACTATATTCTTTATCTTCCAATGTTTTTAAATATTCTAAGTAATAATGGACTGCCAATCCAGTTTTTCTTACCATTTCACTTTCAATATTATTAACTTTAATATTTTTTATTTTCTTTTCATATTTTGTTTTGGTGAAAAAATCTCCATTTTTAAATTCACTTATTTTTTCATCCATTTTTTCATTAGAACTTTCTATTTTCATACCAATAGTTTTTGGAATAAATTTCATATAGTCATTTTTACTAGGTATAAAGTATACATATAGATTTTTTTTAGGTCTTGTAAGTCCTACATAGGTTAAATTCATTGCTGCTTCTATTTCTTCATTATCATACATTGCAAAATATTTTTTACCAAAATCAGTTTCTTCTACGATTTTTCTTTTTTTAATGAATACAAAATTTACTACATTAAAATTTTCATCATATTCTTTAACTAAAACATATTTGGCAAAAGTTTCTTTTTTAAATGTGTATACATAATGAATATCATCATATTCTAAACCTTTTGATTTATGTATAGTCATTAAATTTATTCCACTACTTTCAGCATTTTCTTGATTTATACCCGTCATAACTATATCGTATGTGTCGTAAAAATCCTCTAAATTTTTACTTTTATCAACTAAATCTAAAAATTTATTAATATTTAATATATCTTCACTATTCATTTCACTGTTATAGCCAAAATATTCAAGATATTTTCTTTTAAAATCACTACTATCTTTCATTAATTCATTTACATGGGCTATAATTTCATTTTCTTTTTCCAAATCTCCATCTATGTATTTTTTTATATCTTTAAGCATAAAAGCAATACTATCACTTCTTAAAAATTCTAATAATTTATATGTATTTTTTGTTACCAAATAGTCTATTAAAAGTTTAATATCTGATATATTTTTATCTTTAATTAATGCCATACTTTTTATAGAATTATATTTTATATTATTTTCTTCTAAATCTGTTAATATTTTAGTTAAATCCTTATTTGATCTAAATAATATTGCGCTACTATTACTAGAGTTTTTATTTATTCTATTAACAATATCAAGGTATAAAGTGTCATTTTTTGATTCTACTATATCAACAAATCCACCTTCTTTTACATAAGCAACATTTTCATAATCAAAATTATCTAAATCATTAAAAGTTTCGTTTATATAATTTATAACATTAGAACTAGTTCTATAACATGTAGATAAAGTACTTTTTTCAATTTCTATATTTTCAATATTATTTCTAAGTATTTTATCAATATTTTTAAATAAATTACTGTCTGCTCCCCTAAATCCATATATGGCTTGCTTTTCATCTCCAACTATTAAAATATATTCACAAGTTTTAATTATTGGTAAAAATAGATTAAATTGCATAGGACTAGTATCTTGAAATTCATCTATCATTAATACTTTTAATTTACCACCTATCATTTCTAAAAAATCTTCTGTTACTTCCCCATTTTTTATTAAATTTAATGAATTATCTTTTAAATACATGTTAGTAAAAAAAGTTATGTCATCATATGTCAATTTTTTTATACTAAACTTCATTCTATTATCTATTTCATAACATAATTTAGCAACTTTTCTATATACTTCATTATATTTATATATAACTTGTTCTGTATATAGTTCACATATTCTTTGTTTAAAATCACTTTCTTTGATTTTAGTATTTAGTGTCTTTGCTAATTCTTTATTATCACCTTGTATAGTTCTTTTTAAGAAATCTCCACTAAATTCTCCAAAAAAATTCAAAAGTTCATTTACATTTTCAATTTTCTTTATTTCTTCTATCTTATCATTAATAACTATATTTTCTGTTTTTGATACTTTATTAGATGTATATTTTCTTACAAAAATCATATCTTTATATTCATAAAAAAATTTAACTAAATCATCTTTTATATGATTTATATCTTGCTTTTTATCAAAGACAAACGGTTTATCTACTATGTCATATATCATAGGTTTATTTTTCAAAATATTTTTTATTAATTCTTGCTGAGATTCAACAGTTTTTTGATCATTTAATTCATACAGACTTGAAAATACATCAAAGTGTTTAGTAATTAATTCATCTAATATACTCGTAATGTATTCTTCACTATTATCACTGACTATTTCATATGAATATAGATTATTGTACCCTGCAATAGTTGATTTGAAAACTCTATTTATTAAAGCATCATTAGTAGTTATTTTAATATTTTCAGAATTTGAAACCATTTCTTTATATATTTGCTTTAATTCTTCTCTATTAATTTTAATACCTAATGATTTTTCTATATTTTCATAGCCATTTTCTTTATATGCTAAGAGTTTTAAGAATAAAAATACTCTCTCTTTAATTTCGGCCGTTGCTTTTTTAGTAAAAGTTATAACCATAATTTCATCATATTTAATACCTTTATTAAGTGCTTTAATGTATTCTAATGCCATTGTATATGTTTTACCAGTTCCTGCACTGGCACTAATTATTTTACTTTTCATACTTATCGCCCCTTATTATATTGCTTAGGTTATAGTCTTTAAATTTTTTATTTACAGTATATTTTTCTAAACTTTTAATGTATTTAATTCTTTCTTTAAAATCCTCTATACTAAAATTACATTCATCATCATTTACATATTTATATTTGTTTTCAAAAGTATGATATAAGTAAATATTAGAGATATTATATTTATTATTATATTCACTAAATGTTTTATATGCTTGTAATTGATACGAATATGAATCATTTTTGTCTTTAAATTTAGAAGATTTTATATCAATAATATCATAACTTAAATCTTTTATATTTTGTGCTAGTATATCCATTTTATATGATATATTCACATCGTCTAAAACAAATTTAACAGCTTCTTCTGTTTTAATATTATACTTAGATAATTTTTTACTAAAATTTAATATGTCCTCTAATATTATTGAAAATAGTAAATAGTCATATGTATTATAGTATTCTTTTTTTATATATTCACTATATTTAATTAAAACTTCATTTTTAACATTTTTTATACTTGTTATATCATCTAAATTCTCATTTAATACTCTTTCAATAATTTCATGTAAAATATTCCCTATGGTTCTAGCATCAATACTATTATTAAGTGGAATAATATATTCATTTTTTTTATCTTCTTCTATACTTTTTTTTAGCATATACACTAATTCATCTTCAAAAAAACTTTGAATAT includes:
- a CDS encoding UvrD-helicase domain-containing protein, which codes for MKSKIISASAGTGKTYTMALEYIKALNKGIKYDEIMVITFTKKATAEIKERVFLFLKLLAYKENGYENIEKSLGIKINREELKQIYKEMVSNSENIKITTNDALINRVFKSTIAGYNNLYSYEIVSDNSEEYITSILDELITKHFDVFSSLYELNDQKTVESQQELIKNILKNKPMIYDIVDKPFVFDKKQDINHIKDDLVKFFYEYKDMIFVRKYTSNKVSKTENIVINDKIEEIKKIENVNELLNFFGEFSGDFLKRTIQGDNKELAKTLNTKIKESDFKQRICELYTEQVIYKYNEVYRKVAKLCYEIDNRMKFSIKKLTYDDITFFTNMYLKDNSLNLIKNGEVTEDFLEMIGGKLKVLMIDEFQDTSPMQFNLFLPIIKTCEYILIVGDEKQAIYGFRGADSNLFKNIDKILRNNIENIEIEKSTLSTCYRTSSNVINYINETFNDLDNFDYENVAYVKEGGFVDIVESKNDTLYLDIVNRINKNSSNSSAILFRSNKDLTKILTDLEENNIKYNSIKSMALIKDKNISDIKLLIDYLVTKNTYKLLEFLRSDSIAFMLKDIKKYIDGDLEKENEIIAHVNELMKDSSDFKRKYLEYFGYNSEMNSEDILNINKFLDLVDKSKNLEDFYDTYDIVMTGINQENAESSGINLMTIHKSKGLEYDDIHYVYTFKKETFAKYVLVKEYDENFNVVNFVFIKKRKIVEETDFGKKYFAMYDNEEIEAAMNLTYVGLTRPKKNLYVYFIPSKNDYMKFIPKTIGMKIESSNEKMDEKISEFKNGDFFTKTKYEKKIKNIKVNNIESEMVRKTGLAVHYYLEYLKTLEDKEYSYSMLMKKYGNLLGPNICKNVEKRCIDFANTNKDIFDNKFEIYTEYEIFDEDKKYIIDRLNIDRENKIAYIYDYKTLKDPDKVLEYRNQIENYKNILKKEMQDYEIRTKLLSI